Part of the Drosophila pseudoobscura strain MV-25-SWS-2005 chromosome 2, UCI_Dpse_MV25, whole genome shotgun sequence genome, TTAAGACAAGCATAAAACCATCACtaaattgttttcctttaCCTATAAGTTGACTCTTCAGTTGAAATTTGTTGTGAAAAAAACATTCCCCATAGATGAAGATGGAGCTAGTTCGCTGGGCCGCACTGTCGCCGGGTATCTGACCATATTGGCAGCCTTATCCAACATCAACAACGTTCCGAAATGCTAAACGCAAACGAAGCAAGACCAACAAGCTCTTTAGGGGCTCAATCAATTTGACTGACAGTTTAAGAACCGTTTTATTCGACGCCTCTCGCTGCCATTGGGGGGGCAGGCCCAtggctattgttgttgttgtttttgttgttactgCTTCTGGCCATTGCTGTGataattgttgttgtgctAAGCCCAGCGGACAGTTGTCTGAAATTACCTTTTTTTGggttatttttattcttgttTGAGTTTTGCGCCAAGTCCCCCaagcccagaccagaccccaaACACCCCAAAGACCCCAGAAACCGAACCCATCAGGACACGATGTCGCGTGCCTTTGTGAAAGCGAAATATTAAACGTATCCAACCCGCTCATTCCCTCCACCGCCCACAAACAaacgaacaacaaaaaccaccaaaaaccaaacttAAACAAAAACCGACACCGataccgccaccgccaccgtcaccgtcaccgctATGTTGAAACCACCATCGACACAAACAAAGGACGCATGATCCGCTCGAAGAGCAACACTCGCTCTAGTGATTCACGTGTCAGCGATGTGTCCACCTGCTCCCGACTGCTGGAGCACCCGAGCGCCGCCAACCAGCACAACATAGTCCACAGTCACTTTCTGCCCTACGTGCCAACGACCACGgcggcctcagcctcagcctcagtaTCAGGCACAGCCATGACAACGTATGCTGCCTCAGCCACGCCTTCACCCACGCCCACAGCCAGTGCATCGCCAGCGATGCAGCCAGTCACCGCCACCATCAGCACCACCTATGTGTCATCGCCGGGGGCGGCGCCAGCCTGTGGCCGAACGATTAAGTTTTAGATCACAAATAACTATACGTATcacaaagcaaaaagcaaaaagccaaaagccaagaGCAAAAGCATCCATATCAGGGTCCAAGAGGTAGGCAGTCCCAGTCCAAATGTCCAATCCAATCGATCCAAAAACCACCCAAAATACAGTCGTTGTAGTGTAAATTTGACGTCTTGTTAGCGAAAATTGTAACCAAAgttgtacttgtacttgtaaTTGTACTCGTAGTTGTTGTActcgttgttgtcgttgttatCCTTGGTTCGAAATGTTATTGTAAACCTAGTGTTAAGCTGTAGCTGAGAGTAGCAGTTTGACTATTACTCCTCCTACTACCAGTACTCCTGCCActtatacaaatacaaaccTGTAGCCAAGCCAATACTCcactcacacagatacccATACAGAGAAACATGAgcagacacagatactcgtacaaaaaGACACGTAGATGCCATCCCGAATCTGCCATCGAacgctttctctctctctttcgaaCACTATCTGATCCATTGACGCATCCATTTTGATTTGAGTTTCCTTCCGCTTCAGTTTCCTTCCTTTACGGCACGGCTCTTATATGATATAtgacatatataaatatagtttCCTCAACTGGCTTTCTtccatataattttatatatttacaatATAAGTAGTGAGGGACTTGAACTTCTCCTGAGTTCGAGTCCTGAATCAGACACTTTGCTGTTGTCCCGTGATGCCAAAGATAACTTCCCCTTAAACGGTTATCTGTAGTCTGTAGACTGGGGTCCTTCCCTTCCATTGAAACTAATGGTTGTCCGTCTCCCACACAGGTTCCGATGAacacggcaacggcagcaacgcCTCGGGCACATCAGTGCGGTCCAATCGCAGCAATTCGGTGGCTCCCGGCAAGATTTCCCATCATGAGCGCCACGGATCCGCACATCGCCAGCACCACCCCCATggacaccagcagcagcatcatcaccagcagctgcagccccagtcgcagccgcagtcgccgCAGGAGCAGGCACTGATCACCAACATCACCACCAATCCGGTGGCCGAGAGCGTGACCGTCGAGATCATCGAGCCGGGACAGAAGTaggacgagcagcagcagcagaaggaggaggcagaACAGCAAGGCGAGGAATGGAGCATGGTATGCTAGACCAGATTAATGGCGAACTCTCTGACACGAACACTGAACACTGAACACGAATTCGAATCGTCGATATACgagtaaacacacacacacatacatatatgcgaTGTACTTAGTCACGATATATGCACGCGATAATAAGGCTGGCTCCCCCGGATGGGCGGGGCTAGGCCCGACACTCACACATGATGCCATTGTTAGACTCTTTTTGACACAGACAATTTTTGCAATTAGTGGAAAATTTTTGAACCAAACCAATTATATacttattatatatatattgtacgaAGCATATAACAACTTTTGCTGACACCCTCACACATACACccaagaaaagcaaaaacaaaaacaaaaacaaagacaaaaactaaaacaaaaacaaagaaaatgctAATGAATTACTAAcgatatatgcatatatagcGAGCAAAGCGTACATTGAACAGATATACGCGACTACACCgtaaaaaatattgaaaaaaacCTTGCATAACAAATTCATACTAATCTTTTTtttcaaccaaaaaaaaagcaacaaaaaacaaacaaagaaaaccaatgaagaaaactttattcatttatataaaaaatattgtaaTGCAGTTGAACTATATTCTAAGCTTTGGGTTGAAGGAGGCTTTAGGAaacaaaacagagaaagaCCCACTAGGCATAGAGAAACGAAACCGTAGAGAGACCCTAGTGTCAGGCACTCAGATCTCAGATCTCAGCTCGTAGCTCGTAGTGTTCTATAACCAATCAATCTCAATTGGTGTGACGTGACCCCCTTTTCGCGGAGGGTCAGTGCGGAATCATTGccaaaaacgaaatgaattCGGATTAAACCAAAAGCAATTCGCTGATACAACGCCTTATCTATACTCGTAACTATAGTGACAAGCCGACTCAGATCGCGACTGAGCCACGCCTCCAATTGCCGCTCTAGCTCCCACATATGGATGTTAGCCCAAGATGGAAATGGTAGGAAACCAAGATGAAGAAATATTAAACAACCTCGGGACcatattttataatcaaaataTGCGTTTCATTGCGAAGCACGCACGTTCAGATTATCCTTGttttcaaatttcatttctCTCGCTCTAGGGATTGAGAAACGGCAAGATCGTACCTATATTTTTACCAACTTTTTGCCagcaaaaaaagagcaaaagtcTTAGggaacacacagacacacacacaacacaaaatgATACTAAGTATAATGAATATATACAATTAATGCTAGCAGTACGCACACACCCTATACATAGAATCTAAATTGACTTCCAGTCGAATAATGCCTATTATATTTTGACCTAAGTTCTACTACTACGACCCTGTAAACAATTTGTGCTAAATTTGGTTTAACAGCAATTTCCACCACTCACCGATCGGGATCGAGGCCGGGGGGGACCTGGGATTGTGCATTGGGCTAGCCGGGAATAGGGGAAGATTTTCGGGTCTGTCCAATGCAGAGTTCGAAGCGGTGCCCGCTGAAAGATGATCTCCAAGTTATAGCCATAGTAGATATAGAAGTTTGAGATCGATAAGGTTTAGTTGTTGCCCCCAGACACCATGGAAAAACAGAGAACTCTCATTTGCTTTTGTGCTCAATCAAAGAAGCTTAACTGTGAGAATAACAAAACGAATACAAGATACAAATAACTGTAGAGCAAGAAAATAATCTTAAAATGCTTGAGAACTCTAgctaaacaattaaaattagtGTAACTCTAACgacgaacaacaaaaaaaaaacaaagcaaaaaccagAACAATTTTATTAAAGCATCGAATTTTtcttaaaaaccaaaaaacaaaaaaaaaacaaaaaaaaaaacttataatGATCGAGCAAACAAACAATCTTATTTCTAGGACAAGAAATCTAAATACTTATTTACATTCCAAAATGCGTTCAATAAAAACGATTTGGTCCTTGGAATTTGGGGAAGAATTTCGAGGATCAACCCTGTTTTTAGTTTGGGAACTGCAAGACATGTAACATCTAAGCACCAGAATAGCAACTAATTATAGTAAATGACATCACTGATTTTTCTATTTACATCAAATACCGTTTGTTGAAGGCAGACCTTAAGCGAATTTTAAATAAGCTAACTCGATGAAGAGCGATGAAGTGGAAGAGAATATTTTAAAACCagttatatacatacatgaatATGCtttatttactttaatatatacattatatacaCGAACAACAACTACATACAACtaatactatatatacacTTGTATTAAAGTTCCGTGAGGgaacaaccaaccaaccaaaccCAATGCGATAAATTCATTTACACTCTACCTAAAAGtcgaaaggaaaacaaattttatatCTCGTAATGCTAatattatgtattatgtatACATCTAGATTCAAATGCCATTATCGCACATCTaagaaacaaatattaaagTTTAATATTAACGAAACAAAAGAACTAATTCTCTAAGCCTAGAACAGAAGcaaaacatacatattatatagTTAAACATTTCGATTTCTCATGTGACTTGTgactacaacaacaagaacaaaaaaaaaagaaaagaaaaatgaaaaaggaaCAAGATAAACAAGATCAAAGTAAACTAGCAAAGGATCGTAGTTATAGAGAGCGAATCAAAGCCAGACAGTACGAGTAGCGAAGATACATAGCAGATATAGAGATACGAAGATACATGAAGATTAACTGCTTTTTTCCAACTTCAAGAAAGGCAAACGGAAGAGTTGAATCAactaagtatatatatatattatgaagtacatacatatataaatatatacatatataaaatatatatttaaagatcAGTTCACTATAATAAAAACTATATTACCATACCTTacagaacaaaacaaacgaCCCCCGTGTACGAGTACCTTCTTATATACCTATAGTATAGTACAGTATAGTATAAGTATGAGCTGCAGTCTTTTAGAGAGTGGTGCCATGGTAGCCGTAGCCCTGCTCCGACACAGGCTCGGAGTCCCGAGCCCTCCTGCCCAGCACCCGCTTGCGGTAGCTCTGCTCGGCCAGGTGGCGCAGATGCTGAGCGGTGCCGACTCCGGTCTTCTCCACGAAGCGATAGAGGTGCCCGTTGCGGTGCTGGAGCAGCTCGTGGGGATGGCCCAGCTCCACCACGCGGCCCACATCCATGACCAGCACGCGGTCATTGTCCATCACCGTGTGCAGGCGATGGGCGATGGTCAGCACCGTGCAGTGCTCGAACTTGGTTTGTATAGCCTCCTGGATGAGCTTGTCAGTCCTGCCAAGGAAATGGTAATCAATGACAAACTTGAAGATGTCAATGGGGCCTGGGTAACTTACTCGGGATCCACATTGGCCGTGGCCTCGTCCATGATGAGTATTTGATTCTGGCGAAGTATGGCCCGCGCCAGGCAGACCAGCTGCCTCTGGCCCATGCTGAAGTTGGCCCCGCTGTCGTGGAGGCGGCAGCTCAGACCCCCCTTCAGACCCGAAAAGAACTGCTTCAGCTTGACGGCTTCCAGGGCCTGCCACAGCTGCTCGTCCGTTTTCTGCTCAAACGGATCGAGATTGTAACGCAATGTGCCCGAGAATAGGACAGGATCCTGGGGAATGATGGACATGCGGCTGCGCAGGTCGTGGAGGCCCAAAACGGATGTCTCGTAGCCATCGATCTCGATGATGCCGTCGACGGGAGCCAGCCGGAAGAGGGCTTGCACAATCGAGGACTTGCCGGCGGCCGTGCGACCCACGATCCCAATCTTCTCCTTGGGATGGATGGTGAAGCTGAGTCCCTTGAGGACATACGGCCCATGATCGCTGTAGCGCAGTCGCAGATCCTGGAAATGTACCTGCCCGGCACTGGGCCATCCTGCGGGTAGATTAACCGACTCCGGCGTCTCGTAGGCCGGCTCCGGGGGTATGTTCACATACTCCATCACCCGCTCCACGCTGGTCATCTGGTTCTCCAGCTCCACCGTCTGCCGCATGCCCCACTGGCACATGAGCACCAGCTTCATCGACTGGGTGATGGCCAGTCCCACATCGCCGCTGTAGTACCCGTGCTCCCTTTGTTCCACCAGCAGGAAGCTGAAGGTCACCGCCAGGATGTACAGCACGCAGATGAGGTCCGTCCAGAAGGCGAAGGCCCTGTTGACGCTCACATACAGGTACAGGGCCGAGGTGTTCTCATTCTGTAAGCGATGAAAGTCCCGCTCCAGGCGCTTGGTGGCGTTGAAGGCACGGATCGTGGTGAGTCCCTTAAAGGTGGCATTCGTGTGGGAGTAAAGGGGGCTGCGGGCTGTGGAGGACAGAACAAGATGAACAAGATTCTGCAACTGGGGAAAGGAGAAGGCCGACTTACAGATGGTCTCGATGCGCTTCAGGCTCCGGCTGGCTCCAATGTACAGGCATCGGCAGAGGTACAGCAGTGCCATCACAACAATGGCCGGAATGAGCAGCCACGTGTTGGCCGTGCTTACCACCGCGAGGACAGCCAAGGCATCCACAAAGAACTCAATGGAGTCCATCATCGACTGCGGCAGAGTGACATCAATGGCCAGGATGTCGCTCGAGAAACGGTTGAGTATGCGTCCGGATGTGGCCAGCGTAAAGAACTGCATGCTGGCGCGGATTATGCCCTGGAAGAGGTAGTTGTGGATGCGCAGCGAGATGCGGAGGCACATCATGAAGAAGCCAAAGGTTCGGAGCACATACAGGATCAGGGTGCTCAGGATCAGAACCAGGTAGAGGGTGACTAGACGCATACGGGTCTTGTGATACTGCGGAATGGGCTCGTGCTGATTGGGCTCCGTCTCCTCCCAGGTGGCCCTGTAAAAGGATTCGCAATTGGTTTATATATTCGCTGCAAGGAGACCCCCCATTCATGCTCACCATTTGGACAGGAAGATATCCATGGTGGCCTCTGAGGCGCGGGCCGCAATGAAAAGTATAAGGATCAGCACCACCACAGAAGGAATGCGCAGGATTCCCAGGTAAGCCTTGTACGTGGACCATTTGACCGATCCCCgtagctgctgctccttgtaCTGCTGCTCCGATCGATCCAGATcgacttgctgctgctgggtcaGGGGTTCCCTGGGCTGCGTCTCCTCGAAGATGCTGTCAGTGCGTACGGCACGGAGCTTAACCACCTCGCTGTCGTTGGCCACCGACATGCGGAACCGGATGAGCTTCTTCAGATTATCGTACTGGCCCTGAATAGAGGCCCGACCGCTTTCCAGTAGCACCAAGTGATCGACATGCTTCAGCAGCTGGACACGATGCGTGACCAGGATGCGGATCTTATCGCTGAGAAAGTCGTTGAGGCACCGATCGAGCAGCATCTTGCTCACATGCGAGTCCACTGCGGAGAGGGGATCGTCCAGCAGATAGATGTCGGCCTTGCGGTACACGGCACGCGCCAGACTGACTCTCGCCTTCTGGCCCCCGCTGAGGCTGGCTCCTCCCTCGCCCACAATGGTGGCGTCTCCGGCGGGCAGCTCCTCGATGTCCTTGTCCAGCATACAGACGCGCAGCACTTCCTTATATCGCTGCTCGTCGAAGACCTCCATGAAGAGGATGTTGTCGCGAAGACTGCAGCGGTTCAGCCAGGGCTCCTGGGCGGCATAGCTGAGGACACCGTTGAGCTCCACATTGCCGCTGATGATATCCAGCTCCCCCAGCAGGGCCTGCAGAAGGGTGCTCTTGCCGGCGCCCACAGTGCCAACGATACCCACGAACTGCTGCTCCGTGGCCTGGAAGCTAATGTCGTCGATGTGGCGCTGGCGCTTCTCCTGCTTGGCCTGGTCCCAGCTGGCCGTGAGCTTCTGAACGGTGACGCTCTTGTGCATGGCGCGCGGATTGTGCATGCGGCCAAAGAAGTTTCCGTGCTCCACGTCCTCGTCCACATCCTTGAAGTTGTCCACGCCGCCATCGGCGGGATCTTCGTGCTGGAGCAGGAAGTCCACCACGCGACCGGCAACCACAAATGTCTCGGCCCAGATGTTAATGGCCAGCGGCCAGAGATGCAGCAGGGACTCGTTGAGGTGGTCGTAGTAGCTGGACACAATGAAGACCTTCTGCGAGGTGACAATGTCCCCGGTGAAGACAAAGCTGGCAAGGGACAGGAAGAGCGACAGCTTCGATATCATTCCGGTGCACTGCAGGGCCGCATAGATGTACATTGATCCGCGTATGGAGCCCATCTCCTTCTTCCTGACGCGGCCAATCAGCTTGGCAAACGACTTCTCCCACGCGTACATCTTGATCAGCTGCATGGCCGTGATGATCTCGTTCATCAGCTTCACCCGCTCATCGCCAAACTCCGCCGATCTCCGCTTGAACCGGGCCGTCGCCCGGGCAGCCCACGCCTGCAGCGGTATGAACACGATGATGGTGGCCAGTCCCACGAGCGCCGGCCAGCCAATCAGCTGAAAGATGATGTAGCCAAACACCAGTCCCTCCAGCGGACCGCGCCACAGCTCTTGGAAGAAGTAGAAGGCCTCGTTGAACTGCGGCAGATCGGTGGCCATTAGGGATATGGCATAGCCACTCATGCCGCTGTTGTCCGCGGCCACCGACACCCTCAGGCACTTCCTGTACACGAGTCCAGCGCACGCCAGCCGGATGCGGGAGCCCACCCCGAACAGGTAGTGCATGAAGGGGTGGTAGAACAGACCCGAGACCAGGGAGCACAGGACCACACCCATGGCATACAAGTATGCCGACTTCTTGGAGATGTCATCGGTGCTCTCCGAGAAGTAGGATACCAGGCcgcccagcagcagtggctgcAAAGTGCTGTTAAGAGGAACAAAGAGGATGGGATGTCACTAACCCGAAAGGTGTCCTCTCCGCCAATGAAAAATACGTACTGCACAACGATGGCCAGCAGCGAGTAGACTATACTGACAGGTACAAATCCCCAGCCGTATGCCCGAAAGACCATACGCAAGACGCTGGGCTTGGCGCGCTTCAGCTCCTTCTCCCAATGGCCGAGGAGGAACTGCGACACCTTGGGACTGTCGAGTTTGGGCACGGGCGCATACAGATCCGACGGCTCCACACTCTTGCGCATTCCCTTGGCGAGAATCTCGCGTGTCCAGCTGGAAGAGAgaacacaggcacaggccagGTGGGGCGGGGGGTTAATGATGGACGGTGACAGGTGTCGCCTGCGTGTCGTGGTTTATTTTTATCGCACTTGAAAAGCGAATCCACTCGCTCTATAAATTCGAAATGATGGCCAAGGCTAGACCGGCCATAAATCTGGCTCGGGGGGTGCCCTCTTCAGTTCTATCTTATCAGCAGGACTTCGAGTACGGCggaatttaaaattatttcaaCACAGTTAAATTTCAccaataatgaaataaaacataCACGGCAAGGAAACgcacttatgtatgtacaaactGAAGGATTTTCACAGATTACGTACAGGCATCCTTCCACACACTTTCACAAAAAGATCCTCAATATTCACAAAACTCACATAAAAAACCATTTGGAGAGGAAATTGGCCTTTAGGACCGGATTCGGCCTTCGTTGCTCATGTACGGCTTTCATTCTACATAtagtacatgtatgtatatccctatatgtatgtgtatacgTAGGTgatgcataaatatcacataGATCCTTGACACAATTCACACTCTAATTCCGACGGAAGACATTCGCGTGCGGTGCTCGTGCCGCTCTGCTCGCCACTGAGTTCCTGCCCGCCCAGACATTTGATTTTTAACCAGAGCTGGCTCCGTGCTCGGGAATCATCGTTATAAATCAGTGATCCGCCTGGGGCCCGTCCTATCGGGGGGCACTGTTTTATCTTAATGCCCGGTGACAGCCACGCATCAGCGAGGCGGACGCAGCAACCGCCTGGCTAAGTGTGTTTTACTGTTGTTTACGAAACTTTTGACGGCACGACGGGAACCGGGGCATCCCGACTGCGAGAACAGGTGCTGTGGAGTGGAGCAGGGAATCCTCCAGCCCATTGACCACTTGTTCGGCTCTTGTATCTTATCGCCATCATTAGCTACCATGTTGACTTATTCTGATTACACTTTTAACCAATTGACAATTTTAATTGGAGCTTCGGAAGGTTCATCCTTATCGATCCCCGCTACGTAATGCACCCGAAAGTAGTCGTATGAATCATTGCGATTTCGTAGTACAAGACTATTGCCTGTTCGCGATCAAAGATACGCCCCGCCCCGACCCGTGCGACATAATTAACTGTTTGAGTGGCTTCATTAACAGTTCCATGTACGTAATTTTCAGGCACTTTATTGAGATTGGTGTTTGTACGTATCTATAAGTACGAATTTGtaatacatatactatattaCATTGGCTACCTATAATTTGTAAAAGTACCTATTTAAActcttttcttttgtcttAGTTTGATTGAAGTTTGCTTTCGATTAGTGCACGCGGCGAATGCGAATTGCTTTATATTGGTTTGCCAATAGAACACATGGTGTACAAAACATACGAGAACATAGCACGATTAATGTACAGTGGTACAGTAGTTACTACTAGTAAATGGAACAGATACGATACATAGATAAATTCGTAGTAACAAGTAGTAACTTAACAAGGCTTACGGCTTACActacacatatacatagatgtaTCTCCTAAGTACAAGGCAATAAGTAGTTCGATGACTTTAAGTACATACAACATTTTTATGTACTTTAATACTTTCAGTTCTTATGCTATAATCCTTAAGTAGATtttgtgcgtttgtgtgtttgggtgaTGACGAAGAACGAGAGCGGTTCAGTTACTCAGTCTGCTCTTGCAGAGCCAGTGTGATGTTCAGGTCGTCGGTGGCAGTGTCATCGCCAAGCAGCCGCTTGCTGTAGTTCTGCTCGGCCGACTGCTTCAGGGCAAATGCTGTGGCCGCTCCAGTGTTTTCCACAAGTTGGCGTAGATAGCCGCCTGGTCGCTGCAGCAGCTCGTAGGGATGTCCCAGTTCACGGGCCTCGCCCGCATCCATGACCAGCACACGATCGCTGTCCATCACAGTGTGCAAGCGATGGGCAATGGTCAGCACCGTGCAGTGGGCGAACTTGGACCGGATTGTCTGCTGGATAAGCTTGTCCGTTCTGTAAGCAAATGAATCATAAGAAGGTATTCGCTTTCGTATTTGTATTCGACTTACTCTGGATCAACATTGGCTGTGGCTTCATCCATGATGAGAATTTTGTTGTGCCTCAAAATGGCACGCGCCAGACATACCAACTGCCTCTGGCCCACGCTGAAGTTGGAGCCGCCGTCGTACATGCGACAGTTGAGGCCACCAATCAATGTGGATACGTAGGAGCGCAGCTCCACATCTCCCAGAGCCTTCCACATTTCCTCATCCGAGCGCTCATCCTTGGGATCGAGATTATAGCGCAAGGTGCCCGAAAACAGAACTGGATCCTGGGGTATAATCGAAATGCGACTCCGCAGATCATGCAATCCCATGTGCTCGATGTCAATGTCGTCGATGCGGATCATGCCCTCATTGCAGGCCAAACGGAAGATCGACTGTATGATCGATGATTTGCCGGCGCCAGTGCGACCCACAATTCCAATCTTTTCGCGCGATTCGATGGTGAAGTTAAGATTCCTGAGGACTGTTTCCTCCTTTGGCGAGTATCGCAGCTTAAAGTTGATAAATTCAAT contains:
- the LOC6896760 gene encoding probable multidrug resistance-associated protein lethal(2)03659, with protein sequence MKAVHEQRRPNPVLKANFLSKWFFIWTREILAKGMRKSVEPSDLYAPVPKLDSPKVSQFLLGHWEKELKRAKPSVLRMVFRAYGWGFVPVSIVYSLLAIVVHTLQPLLLGGLVSYFSESTDDISKKSAYLYAMGVVLCSLVSGLFYHPFMHYLFGVGSRIRLACAGLVYRKCLRVSVAADNSGMSGYAISLMATDLPQFNEAFYFFQELWRGPLEGLVFGYIIFQLIGWPALVGLATIIVFIPLQAWAARATARFKRRSAEFGDERVKLMNEIITAMQLIKMYAWEKSFAKLIGRVRKKEMGSIRGSMYIYAALQCTGMISKLSLFLSLASFVFTGDIVTSQKVFIVSSYYDHLNESLLHLWPLAINIWAETFVVAGRVVDFLLQHEDPADGGVDNFKDVDEDVEHGNFFGRMHNPRAMHKSVTVQKLTASWDQAKQEKRQRHIDDISFQATEQQFVGIVGTVGAGKSTLLQALLGELDIISGNVELNGVLSYAAQEPWLNRCSLRDNILFMEVFDEQRYKEVLRVCMLDKDIEELPAGDATIVGEGGASLSGGQKARVSLARAVYRKADIYLLDDPLSAVDSHVSKMLLDRCLNDFLSDKIRILVTHRVQLLKHVDHLVLLESGRASIQGQYDNLKKLIRFRMSVANDSEVVKLRAVRTDSIFEETQPREPLTQQQQVDLDRSEQQYKEQQLRGSVKWSTYKAYLGILRIPSVVVLILILFIAARASEATMDIFLSKWATWEETEPNQHEPIPQYHKTRMRLVTLYLVLILSTLILYVLRTFGFFMMCLRISLRIHNYLFQGIIRASMQFFTLATSGRILNRFSSDILAIDVTLPQSMMDSIEFFVDALAVLAVVSTANTWLLIPAIVVMALLYLCRCLYIGASRSLKRIETISRSPLYSHTNATFKGLTTIRAFNATKRLERDFHRLQNENTSALYLYVSVNRAFAFWTDLICVLYILAVTFSFLLVEQREHGYYSGDVGLAITQSMKLVLMCQWGMRQTVELENQMTSVERVMEYVNIPPEPAYETPESVNLPAGWPSAGQVHFQDLRLRYSDHGPYVLKGLSFTIHPKEKIGIVGRTAAGKSSIVQALFRLAPVDGIIEIDGYETSVLGLHDLRSRMSIIPQDPVLFSGTLRYNLDPFEQKTDEQLWQALEAVKLKQFFSGLKGGLSCRLHDSGANFSMGQRQLVCLARAILRQNQILIMDEATANVDPETDKLIQEAIQTKFEHCTVLTIAHRLHTVMDNDRVLVMDVGRVVELGHPHELLQHRNGHLYRFVEKTGVGTAQHLRHLAEQSYRKRVLGRRARDSEPVSEQGYGYHGTTL